A genomic region of Kribbella sp. NBC_00382 contains the following coding sequences:
- a CDS encoding LacI family DNA-binding transcriptional regulator, which yields MSEAKPAPEGSRSRRPGSTDVARLAGVSQKTVSRVLNDEPYVKEEVRLRVQAAMRELGYRRNDAARALNSGKTRRIGVVSLGTALFGPSTQLVAVERALRSTGYSLSMVNTFEGDAGGVAGAIDVLLAQGVDGIILAEPIDEGDDQRIELEMPVLTFGRFPGLSARPLISTGGDGVRASRDATEHLLGLGHRTVWHVAGPERWWASQDRLEGWRQALAAAGAPEPPVLRGDWLPASGYAAGRELAANDEVTAIFVANDDMAIGVLRALTEAGRAVPDDVSIVGFDDIPTAAFLTPPLTTIPQDFDVHVARGITNLITEIESPTGDRSPALEPPSLRLVTRHSTGPARTAS from the coding sequence ATGAGCGAGGCGAAGCCGGCACCGGAAGGCAGTCGTTCGCGCCGTCCGGGCAGCACGGATGTCGCCCGGCTCGCAGGTGTCTCGCAGAAGACCGTCTCGCGGGTGCTCAACGACGAGCCGTACGTCAAAGAAGAAGTCCGGCTCCGGGTCCAGGCAGCCATGCGCGAGCTCGGGTACCGCCGCAATGACGCAGCCCGCGCGCTCAACTCCGGAAAGACCCGGCGGATCGGCGTGGTCAGCCTCGGTACGGCGTTGTTCGGCCCGTCGACCCAACTGGTGGCCGTCGAACGTGCACTGCGCAGTACCGGCTACTCGCTGAGCATGGTCAACACCTTCGAAGGCGACGCCGGGGGTGTCGCCGGCGCGATCGACGTGCTGCTCGCGCAGGGCGTGGACGGCATCATCCTCGCCGAGCCGATCGACGAGGGCGACGACCAGCGGATCGAGCTCGAAATGCCAGTACTCACCTTCGGGCGCTTCCCCGGACTCAGCGCCCGGCCGCTGATCTCCACGGGCGGCGATGGAGTTCGCGCGAGCCGGGACGCGACCGAGCATCTGCTCGGCCTCGGGCACCGGACCGTCTGGCACGTCGCCGGCCCGGAACGCTGGTGGGCCTCGCAGGACCGGCTCGAGGGTTGGCGGCAGGCGCTGGCCGCTGCCGGCGCCCCCGAACCACCTGTGCTGCGAGGCGACTGGCTACCTGCCTCCGGCTACGCGGCCGGCCGGGAACTGGCCGCCAATGACGAGGTGACCGCGATCTTCGTCGCCAACGACGACATGGCCATCGGCGTGCTGCGCGCGCTCACTGAGGCCGGCCGCGCGGTGCCTGACGACGTCAGCATCGTCGGCTTCGACGACATCCCCACCGCGGCGTTCCTGACGCCGCCGCTCACCACCATCCCGCAGGACTTCGACGTGCACGTCGCCCGCGGGATCACGAATCTCATCACGGAGATCGAGTCGCCCACCGGTGACCGCTCCCCCGCCCTGGAGCCACCATCGCTCCGGCTGGTCACCCGTCACTCCACCGGCCCCGCTCGTACGGCGTCCTGA
- a CDS encoding carbohydrate ABC transporter permease, whose amino-acid sequence MSERRSKLLMIGMVALFVYFLLPLFWLFVASTKTTGDLFSSFGLWFSHDFSLFRNIRETVTYDGGVYARWMLNTVFYSVVSAGGAAFLCALGGYGFAKYRFRGNGAMFALVLGSIMVPTTALAIPTYLLFSKVGLVNSPWAIILPSLVSPFGLYLMRIYAQDAIPDGIIEAARIDGASEFRIFFQVALRMLAPGLVTVLLFTLVATWNNYFLPLIMLNNPKLYPVTVGLAAWSSQSVGGGGSTGALLSSVVTGSLLSVIPLIAAFLLLQRYWQSGLSAGGVKG is encoded by the coding sequence ATGAGTGAGCGACGCAGCAAACTGCTGATGATCGGCATGGTCGCGCTGTTCGTGTACTTCCTGCTGCCGCTGTTCTGGTTGTTCGTCGCGTCCACGAAGACCACCGGCGATCTGTTCTCCAGCTTCGGACTGTGGTTCAGCCATGACTTCTCGCTGTTCAGGAACATCCGCGAGACCGTCACCTACGACGGTGGCGTGTACGCCCGCTGGATGCTCAACACCGTCTTCTACTCGGTCGTCAGCGCGGGTGGCGCGGCCTTCCTCTGCGCGCTCGGTGGCTACGGGTTCGCGAAGTACCGGTTCCGCGGCAACGGCGCGATGTTCGCGCTCGTGCTCGGATCCATCATGGTGCCGACGACCGCGCTCGCGATCCCGACGTACCTGCTGTTCAGCAAGGTCGGCCTGGTGAACAGTCCGTGGGCGATCATCCTGCCGTCGCTGGTCAGCCCGTTCGGCCTGTACCTGATGCGGATCTACGCCCAGGACGCGATCCCGGACGGCATCATCGAGGCGGCCCGGATCGACGGTGCGAGCGAGTTCCGGATCTTCTTCCAGGTGGCACTGCGGATGCTCGCGCCCGGCCTGGTCACGGTGCTGCTGTTCACGCTGGTGGCCACCTGGAACAACTACTTCCTGCCGCTGATCATGCTCAACAACCCCAAGCTCTACCCGGTCACGGTCGGCTTGGCCGCGTGGTCGTCCCAGTCCGTCGGCGGTGGCGGCTCGACCGGGGCGCTGCTGTCCTCGGTCGTCACGGGCTCACTGCTGTCCGTCATTCCGTTGATCGCCGCGTTCTTGCTGCTGCAGCGGTACTGGCAGTCCGGCCTGTCGGCCGGCGGCGTCAAGGGCTGA
- a CDS encoding beta-galactosidase — MQQRVLFGAAYYHEYQPHDRLEQDLDLMAAARFSVIRVGESVWSTWEPENGRFDLDWLQPVLDGAHARGIGVLLGTPTYAVPPWLVRLYPEITGERKTGQRIGWGARQEVDFTHPAFRFHAERVIRQIIGRYAGHPAVLGFQVDNEPGNELLHNHGVFQRFVDWLRHKYGDVQTLNDEWGLVYWSHRLSDWADLWTPDGNIQPQYDVAWRQFQADQTTEFIGWQADIVREYARPDQFVTTCISYDRPAVADDDLVRRLDVTAGNPYYAMQDGLLQPPAPSAHQSWTTTGTWALYLSADRMYSSQQRPFLVTETNANSIGAPWDNRPAYDGQWRQAAWALISRGAKMIEYWHWHTLHFGAETYWGGVLPHSGVPGRTYQEVAQLGAELEAAGSLVVDLTPDSDVTMLYSLPSKWLMQKYPPLSKEDGSPDDRSYHGLFDPFYRGAFEAGLQVRVLHASQFTGADSVAQHAVLVVPGLYLADDALLEQLVAYAEAGGHLVVGPRTGYADEEARARTATMPAGLAQAAGVAYDEYSNLSADVPVNGVGLDLGDDAAATRWADGLRVDGAEVLAGYDHPHFGRWPTITTRVHGSGRITYVGTVPNPALAAALFRWIQPAAWTGLPSSVSVTSATGADGQRLRFVHNWSWDTVTIDLPHAVHDVLADAATDDKLTLGPWDVRVLLDPPQ; from the coding sequence GTGCAGCAACGTGTGCTCTTCGGAGCTGCGTACTACCACGAGTACCAGCCGCACGACCGGCTCGAGCAGGATCTCGACCTGATGGCCGCGGCCCGGTTCTCGGTGATCCGGGTCGGTGAGTCGGTGTGGTCGACCTGGGAGCCGGAGAACGGGCGGTTCGACCTCGACTGGCTGCAGCCCGTCCTCGACGGGGCGCACGCTCGTGGCATCGGAGTGCTGCTGGGCACTCCGACGTACGCCGTACCGCCCTGGCTGGTGCGGCTCTACCCGGAGATCACGGGTGAGCGGAAGACGGGGCAGCGGATCGGCTGGGGTGCCCGGCAGGAGGTCGACTTCACCCACCCGGCCTTCCGATTCCACGCGGAGCGGGTGATCCGCCAGATCATCGGCCGGTACGCCGGCCATCCGGCGGTGCTCGGGTTCCAGGTCGACAACGAGCCAGGGAACGAGTTGCTCCACAACCACGGGGTGTTCCAGCGGTTCGTGGATTGGCTGCGGCACAAGTACGGCGACGTCCAGACCCTCAACGACGAGTGGGGGCTCGTCTACTGGTCACACCGGCTGTCGGACTGGGCCGACCTGTGGACACCGGACGGCAATATCCAGCCGCAGTACGACGTCGCGTGGCGGCAGTTCCAGGCGGACCAGACGACGGAGTTCATCGGCTGGCAGGCCGACATCGTCCGCGAGTACGCTCGCCCGGACCAGTTCGTCACCACCTGCATCTCCTATGACCGTCCTGCCGTGGCCGACGACGACCTGGTCCGCCGGCTCGACGTGACAGCGGGCAACCCGTACTACGCGATGCAGGACGGGCTCCTCCAACCCCCGGCGCCCTCGGCCCACCAGAGCTGGACCACCACCGGGACCTGGGCGCTCTACCTCAGCGCGGACCGGATGTACTCGTCACAGCAACGCCCGTTCCTCGTCACCGAGACGAACGCGAACTCCATCGGCGCCCCCTGGGACAACCGGCCGGCGTACGACGGTCAATGGAGGCAGGCGGCGTGGGCACTCATCTCACGCGGGGCGAAGATGATCGAGTACTGGCACTGGCACACCTTGCACTTCGGCGCAGAGACGTACTGGGGTGGTGTGCTCCCCCACAGCGGTGTGCCCGGCCGCACGTACCAGGAGGTCGCCCAACTGGGCGCCGAGCTCGAGGCGGCCGGCTCGCTGGTGGTCGACCTGACGCCTGACAGCGATGTGACGATGCTGTACTCGCTGCCGAGCAAGTGGCTCATGCAGAAGTACCCGCCGCTGTCGAAGGAGGACGGCAGCCCGGATGACCGCTCGTACCACGGTCTCTTCGATCCCTTCTATCGTGGAGCGTTCGAGGCGGGTCTGCAGGTGCGTGTGCTGCATGCCAGCCAGTTCACCGGCGCCGATTCGGTCGCACAGCACGCGGTGCTCGTCGTACCGGGGCTATATCTGGCCGACGACGCCTTGCTGGAGCAGTTGGTCGCGTACGCCGAAGCCGGGGGCCACCTGGTCGTCGGGCCGCGCACGGGTTACGCGGACGAGGAGGCACGGGCCCGGACCGCCACCATGCCCGCCGGACTCGCACAAGCGGCAGGAGTCGCGTACGACGAGTACAGCAACCTCAGTGCTGACGTGCCGGTCAACGGCGTAGGTCTGGACCTTGGCGATGACGCAGCGGCCACTCGGTGGGCGGACGGGCTACGTGTCGATGGCGCCGAGGTACTGGCGGGCTATGACCATCCCCACTTCGGACGGTGGCCGACGATCACCACTCGCGTGCATGGCTCCGGCCGGATCACGTATGTGGGCACGGTTCCCAATCCCGCACTGGCCGCTGCCCTGTTCCGGTGGATCCAGCCCGCGGCATGGACTGGGCTGCCGAGCAGTGTGAGCGTCACTTCCGCTACCGGTGCCGACGGGCAACGCCTCCGGTTCGTCCACAACTGGTCCTGGGACACCGTCACCATCGACCTGCCGCACGCCGTTCACGACGTACTGGCGGATGCCGCGACAGACGACAAACTGACTCTCGGTCCGTGGGACGTCCGGGTGCTGCTCGATCCACCCCAGTAA
- the cpt gene encoding chloramphenicol phosphotransferase CPT: MATQVIVLNGGSSSGKTGIARCLKAVLPQPWISLGVDDLVDALPPGLLDSGSGIAFGSGGEVEVGAGFREIEAAWMAGVAAMARAGARIIFDDVFLSGAASQARVRTQLDGLEVLWVGVRCAPEIAAGREIARGDRTGGMAELQASVVHEGVVYDVEVDTGTTESIDCARTIAARVL; this comes from the coding sequence GTGGCTACCCAAGTGATCGTCTTGAACGGCGGATCGAGCTCCGGCAAGACAGGCATCGCGCGCTGCTTGAAGGCGGTGCTGCCGCAGCCGTGGATCAGCCTCGGCGTCGATGATCTGGTCGACGCGCTGCCGCCCGGCCTGCTGGATTCGGGGTCCGGCATCGCGTTCGGCTCGGGTGGCGAGGTCGAGGTAGGCGCCGGCTTCCGCGAGATCGAAGCAGCCTGGATGGCCGGCGTCGCCGCCATGGCCCGCGCCGGCGCCCGAATCATCTTCGACGACGTTTTCCTGAGCGGTGCCGCCTCACAAGCCAGAGTGCGCACGCAGTTGGACGGCCTCGAAGTGCTGTGGGTAGGCGTCCGCTGCGCCCCGGAGATCGCGGCCGGCCGCGAGATTGCCCGCGGCGACCGTACCGGCGGCATGGCTGAGTTGCAGGCCTCGGTCGTGCATGAGGGTGTGGTCTACGACGTAGAGGTCGACACTGGCACGACGGAGTCGATCGACTGCGCCCGGACGATCGCAGCCCGGGTGCTCTGA
- a CDS encoding GNAT family N-acetyltransferase, with translation MEYRVIDPEAVSDPELRADLLDTWIAATDAGGSVGFTAPAPVNLVAETLDAALERVAAGKDLLGVLHNGDRYVGMGLLVSRGSALNLHWRTVLRVMVHPKYQGAGAGAVLMNGLRQSAVELGLEQLQLTIRDGNSLEAFYGKLGYRVVGSHPRAVRVAPDDYRDELMLVTDL, from the coding sequence GTGGAGTACAGGGTGATCGACCCGGAGGCGGTTTCGGACCCGGAGTTGCGGGCGGATCTGCTGGACACCTGGATCGCTGCGACCGATGCGGGCGGCAGTGTCGGGTTCACCGCGCCGGCCCCGGTGAACCTGGTTGCCGAGACGCTCGATGCAGCGCTCGAGCGGGTTGCTGCGGGCAAGGATCTGCTCGGCGTCCTGCACAACGGCGACCGGTACGTCGGTATGGGGCTGCTGGTCAGCAGGGGCAGCGCGCTCAACCTTCACTGGCGGACAGTGCTCCGCGTCATGGTGCATCCGAAGTACCAGGGTGCGGGCGCCGGTGCTGTGTTGATGAACGGACTCAGGCAGTCCGCGGTAGAACTCGGGCTGGAGCAGCTGCAGCTGACCATCCGCGACGGGAACAGCCTGGAGGCGTTCTACGGCAAGCTCGGCTACCGGGTCGTCGGCAGCCACCCCCGCGCAGTACGGGTCGCACCGGACGACTACCGCGACGAACTGATGCTGGTCACGGACCTCTAG
- a CDS encoding ABC transporter substrate-binding protein, translating into MIQIPKVRRRAGLAVTLAATLALAACGGSGGSPAGSSSQAQAVSQADIDKAMSTPTELTFWTWVPDIKKEVALFEQKYPAIKVNVVNAGQGEPQYTKLRTALKAGTGAPDAAQIEFQYVPTFSITKSLVDLRPYGGDALKDKFVDWTWNQVTGSGGEVWAIPQDTGPMGMLYRKDIFDKYGITPPKTWDEFAAAARKLHAADPKVSMTNLASNQNGVWMGLLWQAGVKPFEVTGQDTVKVNLNDDQSKKLGSYWSELIKDGSVSTDPDFTDQWYQALNRGQYATWLTAAWGPVFLSGSAKSTSGKWRAAPLPQWEAGQQKSGNWGGSTTAVVAGTKNPIAAAKLAEFINTDPASTKLFATQQFLFPATKALLADPAFVQQKPDFYGGQTVNQVFSEISGTVDDKFQWPPFLDQTVNDWDETVGKSFADKSDTGAALDQWQSRTTTYAKNQGFKVNP; encoded by the coding sequence GTGATCCAGATTCCGAAAGTTCGGCGGCGCGCCGGCCTCGCCGTCACCCTCGCCGCCACCCTCGCCCTCGCCGCCTGTGGCGGTAGCGGTGGTTCGCCGGCCGGTAGTTCGAGCCAGGCGCAGGCCGTCAGCCAGGCCGATATCGACAAGGCGATGTCCACGCCCACCGAGCTCACCTTCTGGACCTGGGTGCCGGACATCAAGAAGGAGGTGGCGCTGTTCGAGCAGAAGTACCCCGCGATCAAGGTGAACGTCGTCAACGCGGGTCAGGGCGAGCCGCAGTACACGAAACTCCGGACCGCGCTGAAGGCCGGCACCGGCGCCCCCGACGCGGCCCAGATCGAGTTCCAGTACGTCCCCACCTTCTCGATCACGAAGAGCCTGGTGGATCTTCGTCCGTACGGCGGGGACGCGCTGAAGGACAAGTTCGTCGACTGGACCTGGAACCAGGTGACCGGTTCCGGCGGCGAGGTCTGGGCGATCCCGCAGGACACCGGACCGATGGGGATGCTGTACCGCAAGGACATCTTCGACAAGTACGGCATCACCCCGCCGAAGACCTGGGACGAGTTCGCGGCCGCGGCCCGCAAGCTGCACGCCGCCGATCCCAAGGTCAGCATGACGAACCTCGCCTCGAACCAGAACGGCGTCTGGATGGGTCTGCTCTGGCAGGCGGGCGTCAAGCCGTTCGAGGTCACCGGCCAGGACACGGTCAAGGTGAATCTGAACGACGACCAGTCCAAGAAGCTCGGCAGCTACTGGAGCGAGCTGATCAAGGACGGTTCGGTGTCCACCGACCCCGACTTCACCGACCAGTGGTACCAGGCCCTCAACCGTGGCCAGTACGCCACCTGGCTGACGGCCGCCTGGGGTCCGGTGTTCCTGTCCGGCTCGGCCAAGTCCACCAGTGGCAAGTGGCGGGCCGCGCCGCTGCCGCAATGGGAGGCCGGCCAGCAGAAGTCCGGCAACTGGGGTGGCTCGACCACCGCGGTCGTAGCCGGCACGAAGAACCCGATCGCGGCCGCCAAGCTGGCCGAGTTCATCAATACCGATCCCGCGTCGACGAAGCTGTTCGCCACCCAGCAGTTCCTGTTCCCGGCCACCAAGGCGCTGCTCGCGGACCCGGCGTTCGTGCAGCAGAAGCCGGACTTCTACGGCGGGCAGACGGTCAACCAGGTGTTCTCCGAGATCAGCGGCACGGTCGACGACAAGTTCCAGTGGCCGCCGTTCCTGGACCAGACGGTGAACGACTGGGACGAGACGGTCGGCAAGTCGTTCGCGGACAAGTCCGACACCGGCGCGGCCCTCGACCAGTGGCAGTCGCGGACCACGACGTACGCCAAGAACCAGGGCTTCAAGGTCAACCCATGA
- a CDS encoding carbohydrate ABC transporter permease, whose translation MKRLRPGTDTVGRPRRSINPAGSGYLFVAPFMLVFVAMLVLPLAYAAYLSLFQDRLIGGTVFAGLDNYVTALHDDRLLRGVVRVAEFFAFQVPIMLAISLLAALAIDSGLLRFAKAFRLGIFLPYAVPSVVATLMWGYLYGPDFGPVAQLADKVGLAAPKFLTDGWMLGSMANIVTWEFTGYNMIILYAALRAVPHELYEAAAVDGAGPWRTAWSIKIPAIRPALLLCVIFSVIGSFQLFAEPNLLQRLAPSVIDSAYTPNLYAYTLAFTGQQVNYAAAVSFLLGLVIVVASYTVLFLTSRRSRR comes from the coding sequence ATGAAGCGGCTCCGTCCCGGCACCGACACCGTGGGGCGTCCGCGGCGGAGTATCAACCCCGCCGGCAGCGGTTACCTGTTCGTCGCGCCGTTCATGCTGGTGTTCGTCGCCATGCTGGTACTGCCGTTGGCCTACGCGGCGTACCTGAGCCTGTTCCAGGACCGGCTCATCGGTGGCACCGTCTTCGCCGGCCTGGACAACTACGTCACCGCCCTGCATGACGACCGGCTACTGCGCGGCGTCGTGCGGGTGGCCGAGTTCTTCGCCTTCCAGGTACCGATCATGCTGGCCATCTCGCTGCTCGCGGCGCTGGCCATCGACAGCGGCCTGTTGCGGTTCGCGAAGGCCTTCCGGCTCGGCATCTTCCTGCCGTACGCCGTCCCAAGTGTGGTGGCCACGTTGATGTGGGGCTACCTGTACGGACCCGACTTCGGCCCGGTCGCCCAACTCGCGGACAAGGTCGGCCTGGCCGCACCCAAGTTCCTTACCGACGGCTGGATGCTCGGGTCGATGGCGAACATCGTCACCTGGGAGTTCACCGGCTACAACATGATCATCCTGTACGCCGCGCTGCGCGCCGTACCGCACGAGCTCTACGAAGCAGCGGCCGTCGACGGCGCCGGTCCGTGGCGGACCGCCTGGAGCATCAAGATCCCCGCGATCCGTCCCGCGCTGCTGCTCTGCGTGATCTTCTCCGTGATCGGCAGCTTCCAGCTGTTCGCCGAGCCGAACCTGTTGCAGCGGCTGGCGCCGAGCGTGATCGACAGCGCGTACACGCCGAACCTGTACGCCTACACGCTCGCGTTCACGGGCCAGCAGGTGAACTACGCCGCCGCGGTCTCGTTCCTGCTCGGTCTGGTGATCGTGGTCGCCTCCTACACCGTGCTGTTCCTGACCAGCCGAAGGAGCAGGCGATGA